Proteins from a single region of Desulfosporosinus sp. Sb-LF:
- the minE gene encoding cell division topological specificity factor MinE produces the protein MLEFISRMLGKESASSKTVAKERLRLVLVHDRASISPAMLNKLREDLVRVISNYMEIDETALEFNLCQDDREVALVANIPVVKMKRDYAIKG, from the coding sequence TTGTTAGAATTTATCAGTCGAATGCTTGGCAAGGAAAGTGCCTCGAGCAAGACGGTGGCCAAAGAACGCCTTCGGCTCGTTCTGGTTCATGATCGTGCCAGCATTTCGCCTGCCATGCTTAACAAATTGCGGGAAGATCTAGTCAGAGTTATCTCCAATTACATGGAGATTGATGAGACGGCACTTGAATTTAATCTATGTCAAGACGATCGCGAAGTGGCTTTAGTAGCCAACATTCCAGTCGTGAAGATGAAGCGAGACTACGCGATCAAGGGATAA
- the minD gene encoding septum site-determining protein MinD: protein MGEVIVVTSGKGGVGKTTTSANIGTGLAAAGHKVVLVDTDIGLRNLDVVMGLENRIVYDLVDVTSGNCRLKQALIKDKRFASLFLLPAAQTKDKTAVSPEQMKTLSMELKEEFDYAIIDCPAGIEQGFRNAIAGADRAVVVCTPEVSAVRDADRIIGLLEAAELRNPKLIINRIRPDMVKRGDMMDISDILDILAIELIGVVPEDESIVISTNRGEPAVLDQGSKAGEAYRRITRRIKGEDVPLMNLEVPLGMMDKLKRLIGIR, encoded by the coding sequence ATGGGTGAGGTAATCGTTGTAACTTCCGGAAAAGGGGGCGTAGGCAAGACAACAACATCCGCAAACATTGGCACAGGACTGGCTGCCGCAGGGCATAAAGTTGTTCTGGTCGATACGGATATCGGGTTGCGTAACCTCGATGTGGTCATGGGATTGGAAAACCGCATCGTTTACGATCTGGTGGATGTGACGAGTGGGAATTGCCGTTTGAAACAAGCGCTTATTAAAGATAAACGGTTTGCGAGTCTTTTCTTACTTCCAGCTGCACAAACGAAAGATAAAACAGCCGTAAGTCCAGAACAGATGAAAACATTATCGATGGAACTCAAAGAAGAATTTGACTATGCAATTATTGACTGCCCAGCAGGCATCGAACAAGGTTTCCGTAATGCAATTGCTGGTGCAGATCGAGCGGTCGTCGTTTGCACACCTGAAGTCAGTGCTGTGCGTGACGCGGATCGCATTATTGGTTTATTGGAAGCGGCGGAGTTAAGAAATCCGAAACTTATCATCAACCGGATTCGTCCAGATATGGTTAAACGTGGGGATATGATGGATATCTCTGATATCTTGGATATTTTGGCCATCGAATTGATCGGTGTCGTTCCAGAGGACGAGAGTATCGTGATTTCTACGAACCGTGGTGAACCAGCTGTACTAGATCAAGGGTCCAAAGCTGGAGAGGCCTATCGGCGGATTACAAGGCGGATTAAAGGTGAAGACGTACCACTGATGAACCTTGAAGTTCCCTTAGGAATGATGGATAAACTCAAGAGACTCATTGGCATACGTTGA
- the minC gene encoding septum site-determining protein MinC → MTRTEHVALKGTREGLVLYLDPAADFELLMNELDNLLKNSVQFLQGATIRCYAGKKEYSEEEHATLATVLGQFQLELSGWLTAEEVYVPNKSKSYVTEEKETRLWDEGMTEGSCLFVERTLRSGKSVQFEGHVIVLGDVNPGAEIIATGNIIVLGSLRGVAHAGATGERKASVSAYHLAPTQLRIADLVTRAPDDEAEGRGPEIARIKDDQLMVESMGMNGWRGKTR, encoded by the coding sequence TTGACACGGACTGAACATGTGGCACTTAAAGGCACCCGTGAAGGATTGGTTTTATACCTTGATCCAGCTGCGGACTTTGAATTGCTGATGAATGAACTCGATAACCTTTTGAAAAACTCTGTTCAATTCCTTCAAGGCGCGACCATCCGATGCTACGCAGGGAAAAAAGAGTACTCTGAGGAAGAACATGCTACGTTGGCAACGGTACTAGGACAATTCCAGTTGGAGCTTTCGGGTTGGTTAACTGCGGAAGAAGTGTACGTACCCAATAAGTCAAAGTCCTATGTAACCGAAGAGAAAGAAACGCGCCTCTGGGATGAAGGGATGACGGAAGGAAGTTGTCTCTTCGTGGAACGCACTCTTCGTTCAGGGAAGAGTGTCCAATTTGAGGGTCATGTCATAGTGCTGGGCGACGTTAATCCTGGTGCGGAAATTATTGCAACTGGGAATATTATCGTTCTAGGCTCTCTTCGTGGGGTTGCCCATGCGGGAGCGACGGGGGAGCGGAAAGCCTCTGTGAGTGCTTATCATCTAGCCCCTACTCAATTGCGTATTGCCGATTTAGTGACAAGGGCACCAGATGATGAAGCCGAAGGGCGGGGTCCAGAAATTGCTAGAATCAAAGATGACCAATTGATGGTAGAATCCATGGGGATGAATGGTTGGCGTGGCAAGACCCGATAA
- the mrdA gene encoding penicillin-binding protein 2, producing MDDRERKPYVYRIAGLSIFVVLVFSILGFNLWHLQIAQGSYYTAMAKGNVMKLVKVPPTRGDVVDRNGKLLVTSVPEFVLNLDWMDLQQSKSSDWKEVVRKLAGFIKQDWPNPNQSVDSITEDILVNIQNHQWERYRPVTILDNVPKNLQAVIAEHQDELPGVSVDAIPLRSYPQNTLVGQLLGYVQEIGPKEIAQFNQNPDAQKAGFEYAQGDMVGKMGVEKSFDFWLRGKEGVQQVEVDNNARPVSKQVVQAPQAGKTVQLTIDADLQKVVEDKLDEVILDVQKNTNPNAKSAAAVVMDVNTGKILAMASRPGMNPNELTGNITVAIRDKYWPQDPKLASEAASLNRALSGLYPPGSVFKMVTAMASLKEKVTTPEERVDDVISSLGNLASQQQGFPEWGGNYFRGGINLYRGLALSSDIYFEVMGRRVFDSNPETIAQIAHEFGLGVYTGVDLPGESEGIAPSAEWKKSYFGPTYSASRDKKLATIESDYAPKLAQATDAKAKQKLQTAKDSEIKQVDVWYKQMVSQNVDWKVFDSYNNAIGQGYNTYTPLQLANYVSTMVNGGKHFRPYVVDKLLDPITGKVVQQTQPKVVNTVSISPDDLETVKKGMSAVTSGEGTANFMSQDLPEFTGGGKTGTAQIGSKDTISGEVYNGVFVAFAPYDHPQIAFAGVVEFGGHGGGTAGKVAEAAFMQYFGWKSANGG from the coding sequence ATGGATGATAGAGAACGAAAACCTTATGTTTATCGAATCGCGGGACTAAGCATTTTCGTGGTTCTCGTTTTTTCGATTCTGGGGTTTAACCTCTGGCATTTACAGATTGCTCAGGGTTCTTATTATACTGCCATGGCTAAGGGAAATGTTATGAAGCTTGTTAAGGTTCCTCCTACTAGGGGGGATGTTGTGGATCGAAACGGTAAACTTCTTGTGACGAGTGTGCCTGAGTTCGTTCTTAACTTAGACTGGATGGATTTGCAACAGTCTAAAAGCAGTGATTGGAAAGAGGTTGTTCGGAAATTAGCGGGTTTCATTAAACAGGACTGGCCTAATCCCAATCAATCGGTTGATTCGATTACGGAAGATATTTTGGTCAATATCCAAAATCATCAGTGGGAACGCTATCGTCCTGTTACGATCCTTGATAACGTCCCTAAAAATCTCCAAGCTGTGATTGCCGAGCATCAGGATGAGCTTCCGGGTGTGAGTGTGGACGCGATCCCACTGCGGTCCTATCCTCAGAACACGTTGGTTGGTCAGCTTCTGGGGTATGTTCAGGAGATTGGGCCTAAGGAGATTGCTCAGTTTAACCAGAATCCTGATGCGCAAAAGGCGGGTTTTGAGTACGCGCAGGGAGATATGGTCGGTAAGATGGGGGTTGAAAAATCCTTCGACTTCTGGTTACGGGGTAAAGAAGGAGTTCAACAAGTTGAAGTGGATAATAACGCCCGTCCTGTTAGTAAACAAGTGGTTCAAGCACCTCAAGCGGGTAAGACGGTTCAGCTGACGATTGACGCAGACTTACAAAAGGTCGTTGAAGATAAACTGGATGAAGTCATTCTGGACGTTCAGAAAAACACGAATCCGAATGCCAAGTCAGCTGCTGCTGTGGTGATGGATGTCAATACGGGCAAGATTCTGGCAATGGCCTCTCGTCCAGGGATGAATCCCAACGAATTGACCGGTAATATTACGGTCGCGATACGAGATAAGTATTGGCCTCAAGATCCTAAACTTGCCTCGGAAGCGGCTTCACTTAACCGGGCGTTGTCAGGATTGTATCCACCAGGATCAGTCTTTAAAATGGTGACCGCAATGGCATCCTTGAAAGAAAAAGTGACCACGCCAGAGGAACGGGTTGACGACGTCATATCTTCTCTAGGAAATCTCGCCTCTCAGCAACAAGGTTTCCCGGAATGGGGAGGGAACTATTTCAGGGGGGGGATCAATCTTTATCGGGGGCTAGCCTTATCCTCAGACATTTACTTTGAAGTAATGGGACGCCGAGTTTTTGATTCCAATCCTGAAACGATAGCCCAGATCGCCCATGAATTCGGGTTAGGCGTTTACACTGGTGTTGATTTGCCTGGAGAATCAGAAGGTATCGCACCTTCGGCTGAATGGAAGAAATCCTATTTTGGCCCTACTTATAGCGCGTCACGCGATAAAAAGCTGGCAACGATTGAAAGTGATTACGCACCGAAACTTGCGCAGGCCACGGATGCGAAGGCCAAGCAGAAGCTTCAAACGGCAAAAGACTCCGAGATTAAGCAAGTGGACGTTTGGTATAAGCAAATGGTCAGTCAAAATGTTGACTGGAAAGTCTTTGATAGTTACAACAATGCCATCGGGCAAGGGTATAACACCTACACCCCCTTGCAATTAGCGAATTACGTCTCTACCATGGTGAATGGCGGGAAGCATTTTCGTCCATATGTGGTCGATAAACTCTTAGATCCTATCACCGGGAAGGTGGTTCAGCAAACTCAACCCAAGGTGGTAAACACAGTGTCAATTTCTCCGGATGACCTAGAAACGGTCAAAAAGGGAATGTCCGCTGTAACGTCAGGAGAAGGGACAGCCAATTTTATGTCCCAAGATTTGCCGGAATTCACGGGGGGAGGTAAAACAGGAACCGCCCAGATTGGGTCTAAAGATACCATCTCTGGGGAAGTATACAACGGAGTGTTCGTAGCATTTGCCCCTTATGATCATCCCCAGATTGCGTTTGCAGGGGTTGTGGAATTTGGGGGACACGGTGGAGGAACGGCTGGTAAAGTCGCTGAGGCGGCCTTTATGCAATATTTTGGTTGGAAGTCCGCGAATGGTGGCTAA
- the mreD gene encoding rod shape-determining protein MreD, producing MRYVLIAIMFLLSLILPGTLFHFWAWAGIKPDLLMLLTIYIAVHHRSPSGVIWGLGAGLLEDLYLGRYIGMYTLTLAVVAFVSYWLAERWYRENFLLTTFLVFLVTAIGQILVAFLSLGAGLQWSFGDITRLVIGVSLYNAVLVPVTYPFIHRSFLHGYLRYRPRYER from the coding sequence ATGCGATATGTTTTGATTGCGATTATGTTTCTCTTGAGCTTGATTTTACCGGGAACACTTTTCCACTTTTGGGCTTGGGCGGGGATTAAGCCGGATTTACTTATGCTTTTGACGATCTATATAGCCGTGCATCACAGGTCGCCCTCCGGTGTGATTTGGGGACTGGGTGCGGGTCTATTAGAAGATTTATATTTGGGGCGCTACATTGGTATGTATACGCTTACTTTGGCGGTTGTTGCTTTTGTGAGCTATTGGCTCGCGGAACGCTGGTATCGAGAAAATTTTCTTTTAACCACCTTTTTGGTTTTTCTCGTAACCGCAATAGGACAGATTCTTGTAGCTTTTTTGAGCCTAGGGGCGGGGCTCCAATGGTCTTTTGGGGATATCACTCGTTTGGTGATAGGGGTCTCTTTGTATAATGCGGTTCTAGTTCCGGTGACCTACCCGTTCATTCACAGGTCATTCCTTCACGGCTATTTGCGTTATCGGCCGAGATATGAGCGATAG
- the mreC gene encoding rod shape-determining protein MreC, producing the protein MVGKRVNVTGIAVLVFFLLLGVLISIRLTGMGSHFINPVGGVLQRALGPLEKPILQLGNGIRDNTKVLWNFRAVQLQNEALHKQVDQLTGDNIKLKEQVLAGMRYTELDQGQFRSPTLDKFEKVGATVINRNPTTWYRTLTLNRGSKDGVVANDPVIGDLGLVGKIVSVSPTTSEVLMVLDGEGQVSALVRGSTGNATFGIVQGTYKRGSRLTPEGNLQMLFRRDDNINAGDLVLTSGLGGVYPQDVPIGKIKDIQLDPSGLLKTAYIDPLVDFEALEEAYIVKTVGK; encoded by the coding sequence ATGGTGGGGAAAAGAGTAAATGTAACGGGAATTGCGGTTCTCGTTTTCTTTCTGTTGTTAGGGGTACTTATTAGTATACGGTTAACGGGAATGGGTAGCCATTTCATCAACCCAGTGGGGGGAGTTTTACAACGCGCTTTAGGACCGTTAGAAAAACCCATTCTCCAGTTGGGAAATGGGATTCGTGATAATACGAAGGTTTTGTGGAACTTTCGGGCGGTGCAGCTCCAAAACGAAGCACTTCATAAACAAGTCGATCAGTTAACAGGGGATAATATTAAGCTGAAAGAACAAGTTTTGGCTGGTATGCGTTATACAGAACTTGATCAGGGGCAGTTTCGTAGCCCGACGCTTGATAAGTTTGAAAAAGTAGGGGCAACGGTTATTAATCGTAACCCCACTACCTGGTATCGAACCTTGACTCTAAACCGAGGAAGCAAAGATGGAGTTGTGGCAAATGACCCGGTGATCGGCGATTTGGGGCTTGTGGGGAAGATTGTTTCGGTCTCGCCGACGACCTCGGAAGTTTTGATGGTCCTTGACGGAGAAGGACAAGTAAGTGCTCTGGTGCGCGGTAGTACGGGTAATGCAACCTTTGGTATTGTACAGGGGACTTATAAACGAGGTTCTCGACTGACTCCCGAGGGGAATTTGCAAATGCTCTTCCGGCGAGATGATAATATTAATGCAGGAGACCTAGTGCTGACGTCAGGTCTCGGTGGGGTTTACCCCCAAGATGTCCCGATCGGAAAAATCAAGGATATCCAACTTGATCCTTCTGGCTTACTCAAAACGGCTTATATTGATCCATTAGTCGATTTTGAAGCTTTAGAAGAGGCTTATATTGTTAAAACGGTAGGTAAATAA
- a CDS encoding rod shape-determining protein → MFNFFSRDLGIDLGTANTLVHVKGKGIVVREPSVVAMDISTKVPLAVGDKAKEMIGRTPSNIVAIRPLKDGVISDFNVTQKMLKYFIGRALGTEHPFVRPRVVICVPSGVTPVEERAVKEAAMAAGAKDPIILEEPMAAAIGAGLPVSEPTGNMIVDIGGGTTEVAVISLGGIVTSRSIRVAGDEMDDAIVAHIKRRYNLMVGYRTAESLKFEIGYAYKFEPGSYTVRGRDLLTGLPKTIEVTAEEIQEALQEPVMAIVDAVKSCLEKTPPELSSDIMDRGIMMAGGGSLLRNLDHLISDETGIAVHLAEDPLSCVVIGTGKVLENADILRKIAASQKS, encoded by the coding sequence ATGTTTAACTTTTTTAGCAGGGATTTAGGAATAGATTTAGGAACGGCGAATACATTGGTTCATGTTAAGGGAAAAGGAATTGTCGTACGAGAACCCTCCGTGGTGGCAATGGATATTTCAACTAAAGTTCCCCTAGCCGTCGGTGACAAAGCCAAAGAAATGATCGGCAGAACGCCTAGTAATATTGTGGCTATACGTCCTCTGAAAGATGGAGTTATTTCTGATTTCAACGTTACTCAAAAAATGTTGAAATATTTTATTGGTCGTGCACTCGGAACAGAACATCCCTTTGTACGCCCACGTGTGGTTATCTGTGTACCTTCAGGCGTGACCCCTGTTGAGGAACGGGCGGTTAAAGAAGCGGCGATGGCAGCCGGTGCGAAAGACCCGATTATTTTGGAGGAGCCAATGGCAGCTGCTATTGGCGCGGGCCTTCCGGTCAGTGAGCCAACTGGAAACATGATCGTAGACATCGGGGGAGGAACGACGGAAGTGGCCGTTATTTCCTTGGGTGGGATCGTGACAAGTCGTTCTATTCGAGTAGCCGGTGATGAAATGGATGATGCTATCGTCGCGCATATTAAACGACGCTATAATTTAATGGTCGGGTATCGTACGGCTGAATCGTTGAAGTTTGAAATCGGATATGCGTACAAGTTTGAACCTGGTTCATATACGGTGCGTGGACGGGATTTGCTAACGGGACTTCCGAAAACGATTGAAGTAACTGCAGAGGAAATTCAAGAGGCCCTGCAAGAACCGGTTATGGCCATTGTCGATGCGGTGAAATCATGTCTAGAAAAAACTCCACCGGAATTGTCATCCGATATAATGGATCGCGGCATTATGATGGCAGGTGGCGGATCCTTACTTCGCAATCTTGATCATCTGATTTCGGATGAAACGGGTATTGCGGTGCACTTGGCTGAGGACCCACTGTCCTGTGTCGTTATAGGTACGGGGAAGGTTCTGGAAAATGCAGATATCCTTCGTAAAATTGCCGCCTCGCAAAAGAGTTAA
- the radC gene encoding DNA repair protein RadC, with amino-acid sequence MDYRRLKDLPEELLPRERLCQVGPEALSNREILAILLRTGIKGENVLTLAERILAEVGGLSGLGKLTVHELAQIHGLGKAKSAEVKAALELGRRSVSVDPISRPVVNSPQDVAHIVMEEMRYLDREHFRVVSLSTKNHVLGISPVSIGSLNSSLVHPRECFKEAIRRNSNAIILLHNHPSGDPTPSQEDIEVTRRLADGGKILGIEVLDHVIIGDNRFISLKERGVL; translated from the coding sequence ATGGATTATCGGCGTTTGAAAGATTTACCGGAAGAACTTCTACCCCGTGAACGACTTTGTCAAGTTGGCCCCGAAGCGTTATCTAACCGCGAGATTTTGGCGATTTTACTCCGTACTGGTATCAAAGGAGAGAACGTTTTGACCCTGGCGGAACGCATTTTGGCAGAGGTTGGCGGATTATCGGGATTAGGAAAGCTAACGGTCCATGAGTTAGCGCAAATACATGGCCTAGGAAAAGCAAAATCCGCTGAGGTAAAGGCTGCCTTGGAATTGGGACGTCGGTCAGTTTCTGTTGACCCGATTTCAAGACCTGTGGTCAATTCCCCTCAGGATGTGGCGCATATCGTGATGGAAGAAATGCGGTACCTTGATCGCGAGCATTTCCGTGTTGTGTCTCTTTCAACGAAAAATCATGTTCTGGGAATTAGCCCAGTCTCGATTGGTTCGCTCAATTCATCCTTGGTCCACCCCCGCGAGTGTTTTAAAGAAGCAATACGGCGCAATTCAAACGCTATTATTTTATTGCACAATCATCCCAGTGGAGATCCTACCCCTAGTCAAGAAGATATTGAAGTAACCCGTCGCTTGGCAGACGGAGGGAAGATTCTCGGGATTGAGGTACTTGATCACGTCATTATTGGTGATAATCGATTTATCAGCTTAAAGGAACGTGGAGTTCTATAA
- a CDS encoding Maf family protein: MLILASASPRRAMLLHEGGYDFELVKASVSEELPEGMLPKTGVKSLAVRKAEAGLTHWLELGGDTLDVVLGSDTMVVLDNHILGKPATPAEAEEMLNRLSDRTHVVLTGVALISGSGKLVADVVETVVHFRRLSTEEIKAYVASGEPMDKAGAYGIQGEAGKFVMSIQGSLTNVIGLPMEYLSEQLRAWGIEQTNIASREVDDGLSAFERFTGRTSTP; the protein is encoded by the coding sequence ATGCTTATTCTTGCTTCTGCATCTCCTCGGAGAGCCATGCTGCTACACGAGGGGGGCTATGACTTCGAACTTGTTAAAGCTTCTGTTTCAGAAGAATTGCCGGAAGGGATGTTGCCCAAAACTGGGGTCAAATCGTTAGCTGTACGCAAAGCCGAAGCGGGATTAACCCATTGGCTGGAACTGGGTGGGGACACGCTGGATGTTGTGTTAGGCTCTGATACAATGGTAGTTTTGGATAATCACATTTTAGGTAAACCGGCAACACCAGCGGAAGCGGAAGAAATGCTAAATAGGCTAAGTGATAGAACACATGTTGTTTTAACAGGAGTGGCGTTGATTTCCGGATCAGGAAAACTCGTCGCAGATGTGGTAGAAACTGTGGTTCATTTTCGTCGACTTTCAACGGAGGAAATCAAGGCTTACGTGGCTAGTGGGGAACCTATGGACAAGGCCGGGGCCTATGGAATTCAGGGGGAAGCGGGGAAGTTTGTCATGTCCATTCAAGGATCCTTGACAAATGTCATTGGCTTACCGATGGAATATCTCTCGGAACAACTTAGGGCGTGGGGGATTGAGCAGACAAATATCGCTTCACGCGAGGTGGATGATGGATTATCGGCGTTTGAAAGATTTACCGGAAGAACTTCTACCCCGTGA
- a CDS encoding DUF4321 domain-containing protein, giving the protein MAVGRNSSGTGRTVLLILIGAALGTLVGFGLEKYGIFAPFLRPAVIDVPSHTYLDFFFFSLSFGFRMSITIATILGALGGYLLSRKW; this is encoded by the coding sequence ATGGCGGTGGGACGAAATTCCTCGGGGACGGGAAGAACTGTATTGCTTATTCTGATTGGCGCTGCCCTGGGGACTTTAGTTGGATTTGGCTTAGAAAAATACGGTATTTTTGCACCGTTTTTACGGCCGGCCGTCATCGATGTACCCTCCCATACTTATTTGGATTTCTTTTTCTTCTCACTTTCCTTTGGTTTTCGTATGAGCATTACCATTGCGACAATTTTGGGAGCACTTGGAGGATATTTATTGTCAAGGAAGTGGTAA
- the cimA gene encoding citramalate synthase, protein MDQHKGKKKITVYDTTLRDGAQGEGIHFSTRDKISYVKRIGEMGSLYVEAGWPGANPRDEEFFQQLRELDLPLVHIAAFGSTCKVQEAPENSDILLKLLASGAETITIFGKAWDLHVRDVLRTTLEENLRLIRESVSFLVSQGRQVFFDAEHYFDGFKENPDYALKCISTAIDAGAAVTILCDTNGGSLPSEITQGVRAVIQEFAPQDLGVHVHNDGGLAVANSLAAVEAGVTQIQGTWNGFGERCGNANLSTLIPLLQLKGMFEVVSEDALSRITSFSRFVAELSNAPFDEKQPYVGRSAFAHKAGMHVDAILKNQRTFEHMDPAGVGNERRILISDQAGKANILERLRRFEPEILKEDPRVEKAMVEIKALEHSGFQFEAAEGSLDLLLLRILGDFTTPPFEVLDYHVWSDPLRGELDSVAVVKVKVGEDTVQIASEGNGPVNALDTALRQALISFFPILGKSELVDYKVRVLDGARGTEAIVRVIIDTRLEQEVWGTIGVSKNILKASAQALLDAITWTIWRGTAKEGSRDMSSTTTIVAPN, encoded by the coding sequence ATGGATCAGCACAAGGGGAAGAAGAAAATTACGGTTTACGATACTACGTTGCGAGATGGAGCTCAGGGGGAAGGGATTCATTTTTCAACACGAGATAAAATCAGTTATGTGAAACGGATAGGGGAGATGGGGAGTCTTTATGTGGAGGCGGGTTGGCCAGGGGCAAATCCACGGGATGAGGAGTTCTTCCAGCAGTTGCGTGAGTTGGACCTTCCTTTGGTGCATATAGCCGCTTTTGGGAGTACTTGCAAAGTGCAGGAGGCTCCGGAGAATAGTGATATTTTGTTAAAACTTTTAGCCTCTGGGGCTGAGACGATTACTATTTTTGGGAAGGCTTGGGATCTGCACGTTAGGGATGTTTTGCGGACGACCTTAGAGGAAAACCTCCGCTTAATTCGAGAGTCTGTTTCCTTTTTAGTGAGCCAAGGACGTCAAGTTTTCTTTGATGCCGAACATTATTTTGATGGATTCAAGGAGAATCCGGACTATGCTCTAAAATGTATTTCTACGGCTATTGACGCCGGGGCGGCTGTGACCATTTTATGTGATACGAACGGAGGAAGCTTGCCCTCAGAAATAACCCAAGGTGTGAGAGCGGTAATTCAGGAATTCGCGCCTCAAGACCTTGGAGTTCATGTCCACAATGACGGTGGACTTGCTGTTGCCAATTCCCTCGCCGCGGTGGAAGCGGGTGTAACTCAAATTCAGGGGACATGGAATGGCTTTGGAGAACGGTGTGGCAATGCTAATTTAAGTACGCTCATTCCATTATTACAACTTAAAGGGATGTTTGAAGTGGTTTCTGAGGATGCTTTGTCAAGGATCACCTCCTTTTCTCGGTTTGTTGCAGAGCTTTCTAACGCGCCGTTCGATGAGAAGCAGCCTTATGTGGGCCGGAGTGCCTTTGCGCACAAAGCGGGAATGCATGTGGATGCGATTCTGAAGAACCAACGAACGTTTGAGCATATGGACCCTGCCGGGGTAGGGAATGAGCGACGTATTTTAATTTCAGATCAAGCAGGGAAAGCAAATATATTGGAACGTTTAAGGCGCTTTGAACCGGAAATCCTTAAAGAAGATCCACGAGTTGAGAAAGCTATGGTGGAGATCAAAGCGTTGGAACATAGTGGGTTCCAATTCGAAGCTGCTGAAGGGAGCCTCGATTTATTACTTCTAAGGATACTTGGAGATTTCACCACGCCACCCTTTGAAGTCTTGGATTATCATGTCTGGAGCGACCCTTTGAGAGGAGAACTTGATTCTGTCGCCGTAGTCAAGGTTAAAGTGGGTGAAGATACGGTGCAGATTGCTTCGGAGGGAAATGGCCCAGTGAATGCTCTGGATACGGCATTGCGGCAGGCCCTTATTAGTTTCTTCCCTATACTGGGAAAAAGCGAACTGGTGGATTACAAAGTGAGGGTTCTAGACGGAGCACGTGGTACGGAAGCCATTGTGCGGGTAATTATCGATACCCGTCTGGAGCAAGAAGTTTGGGGGACTATAGGGGTATCCAAAAATATCTTGAAGGCCAGTGCCCAGGCTTTACTCGATGCTATCACTTGGACTATTTGGAGAGGGACTGCAAAAGAGGGTTCGCGAGACATGTCCTCGACCACAACGATTGTCGCGCCAAACTAG
- a CDS encoding redox-sensing transcriptional repressor Rex: MKTLKIPEATIIRLSVYSRHLTDVDRKGIITTSSGDIADGVGVSPAQVRKDLAYFGEFGTRGVGYNVKDLRQHILKILGLSVDWSVTLVGAGNLGLALSSYKGFRERGFIITSVFDADPNKVGTTIGNVEIQPIDQLEEVVKQNRTQIGIVAVPSNAAQEIVDKLIRAGVQAILNFAPVVLNVPPEIELRNVDLAVNLEVLTFNVGAQRF; this comes from the coding sequence TTGAAAACGCTAAAAATTCCGGAGGCGACAATTATTCGACTATCAGTATATTCACGTCACCTAACTGATGTCGATCGAAAAGGAATTATTACCACCTCCTCGGGGGATATCGCTGATGGAGTTGGCGTTAGTCCAGCACAGGTCAGAAAAGATTTGGCCTATTTTGGAGAGTTTGGGACAAGGGGTGTGGGGTATAATGTTAAAGACCTCCGCCAACATATTTTAAAGATTCTCGGTTTGAGCGTGGATTGGAGTGTCACTTTGGTCGGAGCAGGAAACCTAGGCTTGGCCTTAAGTTCGTATAAAGGATTTCGGGAACGCGGTTTCATTATTACAAGTGTCTTTGACGCAGATCCTAATAAAGTAGGAACAACGATCGGTAATGTAGAGATACAGCCCATAGATCAATTAGAAGAAGTCGTGAAACAAAACCGTACGCAAATTGGTATCGTGGCAGTGCCTTCGAATGCCGCACAAGAAATCGTCGATAAATTGATTAGAGCTGGAGTGCAAGCTATCTTGAACTTCGCACCAGTGGTATTAAATGTCCCACCGGAGATCGAGCTTCGTAATGTTGATCTGGCGGTTAACCTTGAAGTGTTGACCTTTAATGTGGGGGCGCAACGGTTTTAG